A single Gemmatimonadota bacterium DNA region contains:
- the clpB gene encoding ATP-dependent chaperone ClpB, with amino-acid sequence MRPDRLTIKGQEAFRDAMTAARERGNPVVNDAHLFAALLGQDEGVVQPLLQKAGLNRTALGEAIARELAKFPTQSGGGEPTLSRELHAVFDRAEKDAKTLGDAYISTEHLLLALVDEKGTAARGLITGLGVNADDLRAALEGVRGSHRVTDQSPEDKYQALERFTRNLTAQARAGKLDPVIGRDEEVRRVMQVLSRRTKNNPVLIGEPGVGKTAIVEGLAQRIVSGDVPESLKSKEIIALDIGQLLAGAKYRGEFEERLKSVVKELTAAEGHFIVFIDELHTIVGAGAAEGAVDASNMLKPALARGELHVVGATTLDEYRKHIEKDAALERRFQPVLVIAPSVGDTIAILRGLKEKYEVHHGVRITDNALVAAATLSDRYIGDRFLPDKAIDLVDEAASKLRIEIDSMPLEIDEVERKILQLEIQRQALLKEKGKAGIERREGVEREIAELKEKSGGMKAQWQAEKAVIHLLQTKKAEVEQLRGEVDIVSRRGDLQRAAELRYGKIPQLEASIGEEEKRLELIQRDAKYLKEEVGSEDIAGIVAKWTGIPVTKMLESDRERLIRLEAELAHRVVGQEEAVAAVANAVRRSRAGLQDHHRPTGSFIFLGPTGVGKTETARALAQFLFDDERAIVRLDMSEYMEKHSVARMIGAPPGYVGYEEGGQITEAVRRRPYSVILFDEIEKAHPDVFNVLLQLLDDGRLTDSQGRLVDFRNTVVIMTSNIGSGLIVDAAAEVGGSEWAGVEERVRGELRQHFRPEFLNRVDDIVVFHPLGRDHIARIVDLQLVHLEAMVQAKGLAFQVDSAAREFLANRGYDPVFGARPLKRVIQRLLQNPIAQAILAGSFEPGDTVAVTRDGDQLRIVKASA; translated from the coding sequence ATTCGTCCAGACCGGCTGACCATCAAAGGCCAAGAGGCCTTTCGCGACGCGATGACCGCCGCCCGCGAGCGCGGCAATCCGGTCGTCAATGATGCCCACCTCTTCGCCGCCTTGCTCGGCCAGGACGAGGGGGTGGTTCAGCCGCTGCTCCAAAAAGCGGGCCTCAATCGGACGGCGTTAGGCGAGGCCATCGCGCGGGAACTGGCCAAGTTTCCGACCCAGTCCGGCGGCGGCGAACCGACCCTGAGCCGCGAGCTGCATGCGGTATTCGACCGGGCGGAGAAGGATGCCAAGACCCTGGGTGACGCCTACATCTCGACCGAGCACCTGCTCTTGGCATTGGTCGACGAGAAGGGCACGGCGGCCCGCGGGCTGATTACCGGTCTTGGCGTCAACGCCGACGACCTCCGGGCCGCGCTGGAAGGCGTTCGCGGGAGCCACCGGGTGACGGACCAGTCGCCGGAGGACAAGTATCAGGCCCTCGAGCGATTCACCAGGAACCTCACCGCCCAGGCCCGGGCCGGCAAACTCGACCCGGTCATCGGGCGGGACGAGGAGGTTCGCCGGGTCATGCAGGTGTTGTCTCGGCGGACCAAGAACAACCCGGTCCTGATCGGCGAACCCGGCGTCGGCAAGACCGCCATCGTGGAGGGGCTCGCCCAACGGATTGTGTCGGGCGACGTCCCGGAGAGCCTCAAGTCCAAAGAGATCATCGCCCTCGACATCGGCCAGCTCCTCGCGGGGGCCAAGTACCGCGGGGAGTTCGAGGAGCGGCTGAAATCGGTGGTCAAGGAACTGACGGCCGCGGAAGGTCATTTCATCGTGTTCATCGATGAACTCCACACGATCGTCGGCGCCGGCGCGGCCGAAGGGGCCGTCGACGCCAGCAATATGCTGAAGCCGGCGCTCGCCCGGGGCGAGTTGCATGTCGTCGGGGCGACGACGCTCGACGAGTATCGGAAACACATCGAGAAAGACGCCGCGCTCGAGCGTCGCTTCCAGCCGGTCCTGGTCATTGCCCCGAGCGTCGGGGATACCATCGCGATCCTTCGAGGGTTGAAGGAAAAATACGAGGTCCACCACGGGGTCAGGATCACCGACAACGCGCTCGTGGCAGCGGCCACGTTGAGCGACCGGTATATCGGCGACCGGTTCCTTCCCGACAAGGCCATCGATTTGGTCGACGAGGCCGCGTCCAAGCTTCGGATCGAGATCGACTCCATGCCCCTCGAGATCGACGAGGTCGAGCGGAAGATTCTCCAGCTCGAAATCCAGCGGCAGGCGCTCCTCAAGGAGAAAGGCAAAGCCGGCATCGAGCGGAGGGAAGGGGTCGAGCGCGAGATCGCCGAGCTGAAGGAAAAATCGGGTGGCATGAAGGCCCAATGGCAGGCGGAAAAGGCGGTCATTCACTTGCTTCAGACCAAGAAGGCCGAAGTGGAACAGCTCCGGGGCGAGGTGGACATCGTGAGCCGCCGCGGGGATCTGCAGCGCGCGGCAGAACTTCGCTACGGCAAGATCCCCCAACTCGAAGCGTCGATCGGGGAGGAGGAAAAGCGCCTCGAGCTGATTCAGCGCGATGCCAAGTATCTCAAGGAGGAGGTCGGGTCGGAAGACATCGCCGGGATCGTCGCGAAGTGGACCGGGATTCCCGTCACCAAGATGCTGGAATCGGATCGGGAACGTCTAATCCGGCTCGAGGCGGAGTTGGCCCACCGGGTCGTGGGTCAAGAGGAAGCCGTCGCGGCGGTAGCCAACGCCGTCCGGCGGAGTCGGGCCGGGCTCCAGGACCACCACCGACCGACTGGTTCGTTCATCTTCTTAGGCCCGACCGGTGTCGGTAAAACCGAAACCGCCAGAGCCCTCGCTCAGTTTCTCTTCGATGACGAGCGGGCGATCGTCCGTCTCGACATGTCCGAATACATGGAGAAGCACTCAGTGGCCCGGATGATCGGGGCCCCCCCTGGGTACGTTGGCTATGAGGAGGGTGGCCAAATCACGGAAGCGGTGCGGCGCCGGCCGTACAGCGTGATCTTGTTCGACGAAATCGAAAAGGCCCATCCGGACGTATTCAACGTCCTGCTCCAGTTGCTCGATGACGGCCGCTTGACCGACAGCCAGGGACGGCTGGTCGACTTCCGGAATACCGTCGTCATCATGACTTCCAACATCGGCAGCGGTCTGATCGTCGATGCGGCCGCGGAGGTCGGCGGCAGCGAGTGGGCCGGTGTTGAGGAACGGGTTCGGGGGGAATTGCGGCAACACTTCCGGCCGGAGTTCCTGAACCGGGTCGATGACATCGTGGTCTTCCACCCGCTCGGCCGCGATCACATCGCCCGGATCGTCGATCTCCAACTCGTCCACCTCGAGGCCATGGTTCAGGCGAAGGGGTTGGCGTTCCAAGTCGACTCGGCGGCCCGCGAGTTCCTGGCCAACCGGGGCTACGACCCGGTGTTCGGTGCCCGGCCGCTCAAGCGGGTGATTCAACGGTTGCTCCAAAATCCGATTGCCCAAGCCATCTTGGCCGGCAGTTTCGAACCGGGCGATACGGTGGCGGTGACCAGGGACGGAGACCAACTCCGGATCGTGAAGGCCAGTGCCTGA
- the selB gene encoding selenocysteine-specific translation elongation factor, whose protein sequence is MIIGTAGHIDHGKSALVTALTGRPVDRLAEEQRRGITIDLNFAPLDLPGLPPAGLVDVPGHEDLIRTMVAGATGIDLVLLVIDLAEGPRPQTEEHLAILEQLRVPAGIPVFTKADLVEADWAELVVADVMAKLVGSVVRFEPPAIVSALTGQGIDDLRNRLAERIRTATAGRADDLFRMPIDRAFSVAGIGTVVTGTTWSGRVAVGESLRILPGGQVGRLRSIESYGQEREQSEPSTRTALGLVGVDRAEVSRGQVAVSAAVDWVPTSLLDVALDILPGAPAPIRSRSRVRVHLGTAEVLARVAPRVPILPGGSGLARLVLERPLLARGGDRFVVRSYSPLVTIGGGWVVDPTPERRSSWPPSLGDADPRIRLEALVSRRRFGLLEKEIPFGLGTPPGEAARVAKRARVTRLAGRLLAPDTAAAIERAALAVLTEYHRVQPDQPGLSTETLRRSLQVPLPLATALVDDLRQRALLVERDGLAALPGFQASQVAEAAVQQLIELLDRAGLEAPDIAEVARVMELPHLSGLLKRAVEAGAIAAVERDRYFSTQALSAFRDVLKAGDPGGEITPAWIRQQLGGLSRKFMIPLLEWSDRQGYTYRDATGRRFRR, encoded by the coding sequence ATGATTATTGGGACCGCCGGCCACATCGATCATGGCAAGTCGGCCTTGGTCACCGCGCTGACTGGGCGGCCCGTCGACCGGCTCGCCGAGGAGCAACGGCGGGGGATTACGATCGATCTGAACTTCGCCCCCCTCGACCTACCGGGCTTGCCGCCGGCTGGATTGGTCGATGTGCCCGGGCACGAGGATCTGATCCGTACCATGGTGGCCGGGGCCACCGGGATCGACCTGGTCCTGCTGGTGATCGATCTGGCCGAAGGACCCCGGCCCCAAACCGAGGAGCATTTGGCGATCCTGGAACAGCTCCGGGTTCCCGCCGGGATTCCGGTGTTCACCAAGGCTGACTTGGTGGAGGCCGATTGGGCCGAGCTGGTGGTGGCGGATGTGATGGCCAAACTGGTAGGGTCCGTGGTCCGGTTCGAACCGCCGGCGATCGTCTCGGCGCTGACCGGCCAAGGGATCGACGACCTGCGGAACCGGCTGGCCGAACGGATCCGAACCGCCACCGCCGGCCGCGCCGACGATCTGTTCCGGATGCCGATCGACCGGGCGTTCAGCGTCGCGGGAATCGGCACGGTGGTCACGGGGACGACCTGGTCGGGACGAGTAGCCGTCGGCGAGTCGCTTCGGATTCTCCCCGGCGGCCAGGTGGGCCGGCTTCGCTCGATCGAATCGTACGGACAGGAGCGCGAGCAGAGTGAACCGTCGACCCGAACGGCGTTAGGTCTTGTGGGTGTCGACCGGGCCGAGGTCAGTCGGGGCCAGGTGGCCGTGAGCGCTGCCGTCGACTGGGTCCCGACGTCCCTGCTTGACGTCGCGCTCGACATCCTTCCCGGAGCGCCGGCCCCGATTCGATCCCGCTCCCGGGTTCGGGTCCACCTCGGGACGGCCGAGGTGCTCGCCCGGGTCGCACCCCGAGTCCCGATCCTGCCCGGGGGCTCGGGACTCGCGCGCCTGGTGCTGGAGCGCCCGCTGCTGGCCCGAGGTGGTGATCGATTCGTGGTCCGGAGCTACAGCCCGCTGGTGACGATCGGTGGGGGGTGGGTCGTCGACCCCACCCCGGAGCGGCGGAGTTCGTGGCCTCCGTCCCTGGGCGACGCTGACCCGCGGATTCGACTCGAGGCGCTGGTGTCCCGCCGCCGTTTCGGGCTCTTGGAAAAGGAGATCCCCTTCGGGCTCGGCACCCCGCCAGGGGAGGCAGCGCGGGTTGCCAAACGGGCCCGCGTCACCCGATTGGCCGGACGGCTGCTGGCTCCCGACACGGCCGCGGCGATCGAGCGGGCAGCCCTGGCCGTGCTCACGGAGTACCATCGGGTCCAGCCCGATCAGCCGGGTCTCTCGACCGAGACCCTGCGCCGGAGCCTCCAGGTCCCTCTGCCGCTAGCGACGGCTCTGGTGGACGATCTCCGGCAGCGAGCGCTGCTGGTGGAGCGGGATGGATTGGCCGCGCTGCCGGGCTTCCAGGCCTCCCAGGTGGCCGAAGCGGCCGTGCAGCAACTCATCGAATTGCTGGATCGAGCCGGGCTCGAGGCCCCGGACATCGCTGAAGTGGCCCGGGTCATGGAACTCCCCCATTTGTCGGGGCTGCTCAAGCGGGCCGTCGAGGCCGGAGCGATTGCGGCCGTTGAACGGGACCGGTATTTCAGTACCCAGGCCTTGTCGGCGTTTCGGGATGTCCTGAAGGCGGGGGACCCCGGCGGTGAGATCACACCGGCATGGATCCGCCAACAGCTCGGGGGTCTTTCTCGAAAATTCATGATCCCCTTACTGGAGTGGAGTGATCGTCAAGGGTACACGTACCGGGACGCGACCGGACGCCGGTTTCGCCGGTGA
- a CDS encoding nucleoside deaminase, whose translation MQWALAHAERAAAAGEVPVGAVIVSGGVIVGEAHNETIGRRDPTAHAEVLAIGQAFRHLASDRLTDATLYVTLEPCAQCAGAIVLAKLGRVVFGAYDDKAGMAGSVGDILRHPKLNHRPEVIGGIMADQSAGLLRRFFQARR comes from the coding sequence ATGCAGTGGGCGCTCGCCCACGCGGAGCGGGCGGCCGCGGCCGGTGAAGTGCCCGTCGGGGCGGTGATCGTCTCGGGAGGGGTGATCGTCGGGGAGGCACACAACGAGACGATCGGCCGGCGCGATCCGACCGCCCATGCCGAAGTCCTGGCGATCGGACAGGCCTTTCGCCACCTCGCCTCGGACCGGCTCACCGACGCGACGCTTTATGTAACCCTCGAGCCCTGCGCCCAATGTGCCGGAGCCATCGTGCTCGCGAAACTCGGTCGGGTGGTGTTTGGGGCGTATGACGACAAGGCCGGCATGGCGGGCTCCGTGGGTGACATCCTCCGCCACCCGAAACTCAACCATCGGCCCGAGGTCATTGGGGGGATCATGGCCGACCAATCCGCCGGGCTGTTGCGGCGCTTCTTCCAAGCCAGGCGGTAG